A region of the Litchfieldia alkalitelluris genome:
ACCTTTCTCTATTGATAAAGTAAAGTTTGCGGGGTTAAAAGAAGAAATCCAGTTAAACGAAACCGTTGAAGTAGAAGGACAAAAAATAACCTTTGAAAAAATGACGATTCTACCAACTCGAGTAGCCGTTCATGTAAAATATGATGAAAATAATAGTAAAGAGTTGTTCACCTTCGAGGATTTGCGACTTGTTGATGAAACTGGGGAGCAATGGAGTGGAATAGCGAATGGAATTACAGCTCAGCATATAAGTGAAAATGAAAAAATACTTTATTTACAATCTAACTATTTTAACCAACCGGAAGAACTGTATCTCGTATTTAGCTCCATTCGAGCACTTGATAAGGATGAGTTAGAAGTGGTTGTTGATCTAGAAAATAAGATGATTATAAAAGCACCTGCTGATGGCTTACTCACAAATGATGTGGAAAAAAGTGGGGCGAATTTGGTTTTTTGGCTAAGTTTGACTGAGGAGGATGACCCTCATAGGGGGTACAGTCTTTTTGATCATGAGTATAAAGATTCTGAAGGAACTGTTTTTCATTCTAACACCTCATCTTCAGGGACAAATCATGAGGAAAACACTCAGCGAAATGGGTTTGTTTTAGAACAAGCTAATCATTCAAGTCCAATCACTTTAACAATTCAAGATTATCCAGCACGAATTAAAAAGGATGTTCGGATACAGGTGAAATAAACTAGTAGGCTCTCAGGGTTGAGAGCCTACTTTGTTAAGTATTCGTATACAAAATCATTTATTACATCATAAATATCCTGATCAGGATTTAATTCTTTTTCTTTTTTTATTAAAATCATCAATTCCGTATATTCTTCTGCTGTAAGTGGAACTGAATCAAGGTTATGATGATATTGTAGAAAACAGTTTCTTATCATTTTCTGAAGTAATTTCTCATCCAATGCACACACCTCTATTTCTAATACCTTATTATACTTCTTCTCATTTCTTTTGGTCTATCCTGAAAATAACCTAGGTAGAGGAGTTCCATGAGCTGCGATCCACTTGCTTTCCGCGGGGTGGTCCGTGAGCCTCCTCGTCGCTTCTGGGCTCCTGCGGGGTCTCACGAGACCACTAGATCCCGCAGGAGTCAAGTGGCTCTCCGCTCATTCCACACTGTGGAATAAATAATTTCATTCTCATGGTGCGAAATACTTATTTAGCATGAAGGTCTACCCTGAAAAATAACTTAGGTAGTGGAGTTCCAATCGCTATAGTTGACTCGCGGGACACCGCGGGGTGTGCGGTGAGCCTCGTTGCTTTTGGCTCCGGGGTTGTTTGATTCCTTTACTGACTCCAAAAGCCCAAGAAAGGGAATCAAAGGTGTTGTCTGATTCCCTTACTGTTGCCAAAAGCCAAGAAAGGGAATCAAAGCTGTTGTCTGATTCCCTTACTGTTGCCAAAAGCCCAAGAAAGGGAATCAAAGGCGTTGTCTGATTCCCTTATTGTTGTCAAAAGCCCAAGAAAGGGAATCAAAGGCGTTGTCTGATTCCCTTATTGTTGTCAAAAGCCCAAGAAAGGGAATCAAAGGCGTGATTCCCTTACTGTTGTCAAAAGCCCAAGAAAGGGAATCAAAGGCGTTGTCTGATTCCCTTACTGTTGTCAAAAGCCCAAGAAAGGGAATCAGGCGTTCCCCCTAGTTCCCTTGCTCGTGCCAAAGGACTATTAAGGGAATTAAAGGCGTTTGTTTGATTCCCTTGTTTAGCATAAATGGTGCGAATTTTTATTATCATTGAGGTCTACCCCGAATTTCTGCAGGCGCTATAGGCTCGGGGTCATAAGTCAATCCGCCCTAGAAGGTGAAGGACAACCTTCCAGTCGGCTTGTCTTATGCCTGTCGCCGATGAACGAGCGCCTTTCGCTTTTCTTTGTCTAGCTGCAGGCGCTATCGGCTCGGGGTCATAAGTCAATCCGCCCTAGAAGGTGAAGGACAACCTTCCAGTCGGCTTGTCTTATGCCTGTCGCCGATGAACGAGCGCCTTTCGCTTTTCTTATTTGTTTTAAATTTCCATTGAATTCGAACGTATATTCGCTTATTATAAAGAATATAATAAATGCGAACATACATTCTTTTAGTGAAGGTGATTTTATGATTGATTATAGTCAACTTCCAGCACATAAAATTTTATGCATTGATATGAAAAGCTTTTATGCGAGCTGTGCTGCCGTGTTATTAGGGTTAAATCCATTAGAGTGTTATCTTGCGGTAGTGGGTGATACAGATCGGCAGGGAAGCATTGTTTTGGCGGCGTCACCAAAGATGAAGCAGGAGTTCGGGATCAAAACAGGTTCAAGATTGTTTGAAATACCGAAGGATCCAAGGATTCAAATTGTCAATCCGAAAATGGCTACATATTTAAGGATTTCGACCGAGATCACAAAGCTCTTTAATCGCTATGTCCCAAAGGATGCGATTCATACCTATAGTGTTGATGAAAGCTTTTTAAAGGTGGATGGAGTTGAAAAATTGTGGGGAAGCGCAACAACAGTTGCAGAAAAAATAAAACTTGAAATTGAACGGGAATATGGTCTTCCATGTGCAATTGGCATAGGCCCGAATATGCTCATTGCTAAGTTGTGTCTGGACCTAGAAGCAAAGAAAAAGGGAATTGCTGAATGGACCTATGACGATATCAAGAAAAAGCTTTGGCCTTT
Encoded here:
- a CDS encoding DUF4179 domain-containing protein, producing MFEKEEKQLQELGEHYNEMKIPDEIDEYILKGMTQAKKKKQSRKRFMVGAFAATLFIAFFLTSIRVSPTFANYVSHIPGLEKIVELVRFDKGLLSAIDNDLMQEINVSDKHEGLEITVDAVIVDEQKMVLFYSLESDRNREQEYLSLVNVSFGEKLPLAGITYGSIHENLKKGVPVSGSIDFYFDGDIPEQLTLSLGIETGESEKLASTWTLPFSIDKVKFAGLKEEIQLNETVEVEGQKITFEKMTILPTRVAVHVKYDENNSKELFTFEDLRLVDETGEQWSGIANGITAQHISENEKILYLQSNYFNQPEELYLVFSSIRALDKDELEVVVDLENKMIIKAPADGLLTNDVEKSGANLVFWLSLTEEDDPHRGYSLFDHEYKDSEGTVFHSNTSSSGTNHEENTQRNGFVLEQANHSSPITLTIQDYPARIKKDVRIQVK
- a CDS encoding YqzH family protein, with protein sequence MDEKLLQKMIRNCFLQYHHNLDSVPLTAEEYTELMILIKKEKELNPDQDIYDVINDFVYEYLTK